The Bacteroidales bacterium genome has a window encoding:
- a CDS encoding TonB-dependent receptor, producing MNKLIVLILFIFSVNLQAQQVTGKVCMQSDKSPAQFASVGLLQLPDSGIVTGVITLTDGAYTFESVRPGEYVVKVSFMGYANALKSISVKNDAKTIVDTIFLTEAATSLQEVTVVGERLKGKELVDRTTYNIPPLVAKSSTNGYELLKKIPQVNVDFQNNVTLNGSSNFIIQVDGRQRDKEFLAKLLPSDIETIEIISNPSGKYEGNIDGVINIILKKEARYGMNGNVGFNIKPINKLTYSGTGSLDYSMGKITFYITGFKGGQNLHINSSTRTSFKMLDSISNASGYGDIKVGFASVNTGFDYYVNDKNNISFNVSYKPIRQDIDMISNTNLKRNNLPDSILFSSITGDLTKSDEATFSLFHKKTFKKPIQEFTSETSYYIFRSNQDSKFVNTLESLGTEPIYARKEIDHNERDYFSVKLNYVQPFGMNTKLEAGYQLYYQDMNYNFTINDTSDDNRFKYAEMRNSVYAGLTFNVKKFGFQTTLRAENSHINADSVTSPDYTCLLPSVNLQYKFSASHNLKLTYNRRINRPGIYDMNPYEKIGQNYDVSVGNPDLRPDYRDRLQLTYTWNFGSNYFSPNVYYESLSNKVGRRSELIKSPVDGSYTTFTKPYNLLSGYEYGGGVNAMLWFVNINGRIFQGHYDKYEKGSFAIPERDYFSYSLTSYAYAPLDKAKKTTAFAFLQYNGVNIDAQTKTYSLAFYGLGAQKQIKDHSIGFVWLLPLSTNVDLTRTETETDYYHVRNIIGFDVAWFIQVMYSYKFNKGKNVKKIGHKVDVESDSKSQGIGM from the coding sequence ATGAATAAACTTATTGTTCTGATACTATTTATATTCTCAGTTAACCTTCAGGCGCAGCAGGTTACCGGAAAAGTATGCATGCAATCGGATAAATCACCCGCGCAATTTGCATCAGTTGGTTTATTACAACTTCCTGATTCCGGCATTGTTACCGGTGTCATAACACTCACCGACGGTGCCTACACCTTTGAATCGGTCAGGCCCGGTGAATACGTTGTTAAAGTGAGCTTTATGGGATATGCAAATGCACTGAAGAGTATTTCAGTGAAAAATGATGCAAAAACAATTGTGGATACCATATTCCTCACTGAAGCCGCCACAAGTCTTCAGGAAGTCACTGTTGTGGGCGAACGGTTAAAGGGAAAGGAACTTGTTGACCGGACCACTTACAATATCCCCCCGCTTGTTGCCAAATCATCAACAAACGGATATGAGCTGCTGAAAAAGATACCCCAGGTAAATGTGGATTTTCAGAATAATGTAACCCTAAACGGAAGCAGTAATTTCATTATCCAGGTTGATGGAAGGCAACGTGACAAGGAATTTCTGGCCAAACTTCTTCCTTCGGATATCGAAACCATTGAGATCATCAGCAATCCTTCAGGCAAATATGAAGGCAATATTGACGGCGTAATCAATATCATTCTGAAAAAGGAAGCACGTTATGGTATGAACGGGAATGTAGGATTCAATATAAAACCGATCAATAAGCTCACTTATAGTGGCACAGGCAGCCTTGATTATTCAATGGGTAAAATCACATTCTATATTACCGGCTTCAAGGGAGGACAAAACCTCCATATCAATTCATCAACAAGGACGAGCTTTAAAATGCTTGACTCAATAAGCAATGCCTCCGGTTATGGAGATATTAAGGTTGGATTTGCCTCAGTAAATACTGGTTTCGACTATTATGTCAATGACAAAAACAACATCAGTTTTAATGTATCTTACAAGCCGATTCGCCAGGATATAGACATGATAAGCAATACCAATTTAAAGAGAAACAATTTGCCCGATAGTATTCTTTTCTCCTCTATCACAGGTGATTTGACCAAAAGCGATGAGGCTACCTTTTCGCTTTTCCACAAGAAGACTTTCAAGAAACCTATCCAGGAATTCACAAGTGAAACCAGCTATTATATCTTTAGGTCAAACCAGGACAGTAAATTTGTAAACACACTAGAGTCCCTGGGAACAGAACCGATTTATGCCAGGAAAGAAATCGACCACAATGAAAGGGATTATTTTTCGGTAAAGCTAAACTACGTTCAGCCTTTTGGAATGAATACAAAGCTTGAGGCCGGTTATCAGCTGTATTACCAGGATATGAACTACAATTTTACAATAAACGATACATCGGATGATAACCGGTTCAAGTATGCTGAAATGCGAAATTCAGTGTATGCCGGGTTGACTTTTAATGTCAAAAAATTCGGTTTCCAGACTACATTGCGGGCTGAAAACAGCCATATCAATGCGGACTCTGTGACATCACCCGATTATACCTGCCTGTTACCGTCGGTAAATCTGCAGTATAAATTTTCAGCCAGTCATAACCTGAAGCTCACCTATAACAGGCGCATCAACAGGCCCGGTATATACGATATGAACCCGTATGAAAAAATCGGCCAGAACTACGACGTTTCTGTCGGTAACCCTGACCTGAGACCAGACTATCGCGACAGGTTGCAGTTGACGTATACCTGGAACTTCGGAAGCAATTATTTTTCGCCGAACGTGTATTATGAATCCTTATCAAATAAAGTGGGCAGAAGATCAGAGCTCATCAAATCACCTGTTGACGGCTCCTATACTACGTTTACAAAACCGTATAACCTGCTGAGCGGTTATGAATACGGAGGAGGTGTTAATGCCATGCTGTGGTTTGTGAATATTAACGGCCGGATTTTCCAGGGCCATTATGACAAATATGAGAAAGGTTCATTTGCAATACCGGAGCGTGATTACTTTTCTTACAGCCTCACCAGTTATGCCTATGCACCGCTTGACAAGGCGAAAAAGACAACAGCCTTCGCATTCCTGCAATACAACGGGGTAAATATTGACGCGCAGACAAAGACATACAGCCTTGCTTTCTATGGTCTCGGCGCACAAAAGCAGATTAAAGATCACAGTATCGGATTCGTATGGCTGCTCCCTTTGTCAACCAATGTTGATCTTACACGTACAGAGACTGAAACGGATTATTACCATGTAAGGAATATAATTGGCTTTGATGTAGCCTGGTTTATACAGGTGATGTATTCCTACAAATTCAATAAGGGTAAAAACGTGAAGAAGATCGGCCACAAGGTTGATGTGGAAAGTGACAGCAAAAGCCAGGGAATTGGAATGTGA
- a CDS encoding DUF2807 domain-containing protein, producing the protein MKRQYYFITALLAIAITGMSSCISSQSLIPVKGNGMPVDKSFNVSDFKGIEVSGGFDVILSQGSSEKVILSAQENLYNHIKVDVVQGVLRIYTEGNLMPTRPMKAMISFKDIDHLDVSGGGDVTAETPLNCKELGIEISGGGDLSSELNSEDFSCRISGGGDARLNGKATRYSITMSGGGDLETNLEASSVNCELSGGGNLILKSQQEASEVKIDLTGGGDADALVNTTSMQCSVSGGGDLTARGKAGELDVRLGGGGDLNASSLETAVVSFQANGGSDIYLQASKEIKGTISGGGDVYYSGSPDVVAIDTHGGSEVHKQ; encoded by the coding sequence ATGAAAAGACAATATTATTTCATAACAGCTCTCCTGGCGATTGCAATTACAGGTATGTCCTCATGCATCTCCTCGCAATCTCTCATCCCTGTGAAAGGAAATGGAATGCCGGTTGACAAATCATTTAATGTTTCAGACTTTAAAGGCATAGAAGTTTCAGGTGGATTTGATGTGATTTTATCACAGGGCAGTTCCGAAAAAGTGATATTATCCGCCCAGGAAAACCTGTACAATCATATAAAAGTTGATGTAGTTCAGGGTGTTTTACGTATCTATACAGAAGGCAACCTGATGCCTACAAGGCCTATGAAAGCCATGATCTCTTTTAAAGATATTGATCACCTTGATGTTTCAGGAGGTGGTGATGTAACCGCTGAAACCCCATTGAATTGTAAAGAACTGGGCATTGAAATAAGCGGCGGCGGAGATCTTTCATCCGAACTGAATTCAGAGGACTTTTCATGCAGGATAAGCGGAGGAGGCGATGCCAGGTTAAACGGGAAAGCCACCCGGTACAGTATAACCATGTCAGGCGGAGGAGACCTTGAAACCAATCTTGAAGCTTCCTCGGTAAATTGCGAATTATCAGGCGGAGGAAATCTGATTCTGAAGTCACAGCAGGAAGCCTCGGAAGTAAAAATTGATCTGACAGGAGGAGGCGATGCCGATGCCCTTGTAAATACAACATCCATGCAATGCTCGGTTTCAGGCGGTGGTGATCTTACGGCAAGGGGAAAAGCCGGTGAACTTGATGTTCGTCTGGGCGGAGGTGGAGACCTGAACGCATCATCACTTGAAACTGCCGTTGTTTCTTTCCAGGCAAACGGAGGTTCTGATATTTACCTTCAGGCCAGTAAGGAAATAAAAGGCACCATTTCAGGCGGCGGCGATGTCTATTATTCCGGCTCTCCTGATGTGGTTGCAATTGATACTCACGGAGGGTCAGAGGTGCATAAGCAATAG
- a CDS encoding ATP-binding protein: MKPDPTSTLNPDYNVTNLTESKMLFKNIIEQAPVPMAIIDMNGSVEFFNHKAHEIFGYSIEDIPDVLTWWQKAYPDENYRNQVIESWSSKIVSAVTGQTEIAGSEYTVTCKDGTRKEVYISGCAIMSKLFVLFIDMTEHRAMEKALHDSEQHYRMISELTSDYVFRLKIAEDGRADMDFISDNYKSITGRQKEKSGVDFWKYFIHPDDYPVLMYELSEIRKKPQSREFECRSFIDGGKQRWVQVFSRSEWDEKENRVVYIVGAVKDITERKTAELELIETNHKLKEAKEKAEESNRLKTSFLQNMSHEIRTPMNAIMGFATLLKDNHGNQAKLEKFSTIICERCNDLLEIIDELLDISKIESGQMSVSIERYNIENMCKELTGFFNEHKKRIGKENIEFSMSKGENVPGKFIMTDPVKLKQIFINLIGNAFKFTSEGSISCGCSVNDNDELVFHVADTGIGIPEDKQDLIFERFVQLDDETYSGTGLGLSIVKGLIAIMGGRIWLISKTEDLEKEIKGGTTFYFAFPDWRCQE; this comes from the coding sequence ATGAAACCTGATCCAACTTCAACGTTAAACCCTGATTATAACGTAACAAATCTGACGGAAAGCAAAATGCTCTTCAAAAACATTATTGAGCAGGCGCCAGTTCCTATGGCTATTATAGATATGAATGGCTCTGTCGAGTTTTTCAATCATAAAGCCCATGAGATTTTTGGCTATTCAATCGAAGATATTCCGGATGTATTGACCTGGTGGCAAAAGGCTTACCCTGATGAGAACTACAGAAATCAGGTCATAGAATCATGGAGTTCTAAAATTGTAAGTGCCGTGACCGGGCAAACTGAGATTGCCGGAAGTGAATACACGGTAACCTGCAAGGATGGCACGCGAAAAGAAGTCTATATATCAGGCTGTGCCATTATGAGCAAACTATTCGTTTTGTTCATTGACATGACGGAACACCGTGCAATGGAAAAAGCACTTCATGACAGTGAGCAGCATTACAGAATGATTTCTGAACTCACGTCGGATTATGTTTTCCGGTTAAAAATAGCTGAAGACGGACGTGCTGATATGGATTTTATTTCAGACAATTATAAATCGATTACAGGAAGACAAAAGGAAAAATCCGGTGTTGATTTCTGGAAATACTTTATACACCCCGATGATTATCCAGTGCTGATGTATGAATTGTCGGAAATCAGAAAGAAACCCCAGTCCCGTGAATTTGAATGCCGGTCTTTTATCGATGGCGGAAAGCAAAGATGGGTGCAGGTTTTCAGCCGGTCAGAATGGGATGAGAAAGAAAACAGGGTTGTTTATATTGTTGGTGCGGTAAAAGATATTACGGAAAGAAAAACGGCCGAACTTGAATTAATTGAAACTAACCACAAATTAAAGGAGGCAAAAGAAAAAGCAGAAGAAAGCAACCGGCTTAAAACCTCGTTTTTGCAGAATATGAGTCATGAGATCAGAACTCCCATGAATGCCATCATGGGCTTTGCCACTTTGCTGAAGGACAATCATGGTAACCAGGCCAAATTAGAGAAATTTTCTACGATCATATGTGAAAGATGCAATGATTTGCTGGAGATCATTGATGAATTGCTCGATATCTCCAAGATTGAATCAGGGCAAATGTCTGTGTCAATCGAGCGCTACAATATTGAAAACATGTGTAAGGAACTCACAGGTTTTTTCAATGAACATAAAAAACGTATTGGCAAGGAGAATATAGAATTTTCAATGAGCAAGGGTGAGAATGTTCCCGGTAAATTCATTATGACCGATCCTGTAAAACTAAAACAGATTTTTATTAACCTCATCGGGAATGCGTTTAAATTCACATCGGAGGGTTCAATTTCATGCGGTTGCAGTGTGAATGATAACGATGAGCTTGTATTTCATGTTGCTGACACTGGGATCGGGATCCCGGAAGACAAGCAGGATTTGATTTTTGAACGTTTTGTGCAACTTGATGATGAAACTTACAGCGGAACCGGATTGGGTCTTTCCATAGTGAAAGGACTTATTGCCATAATGGGTGGCCGTATCTGGCTGATATCGAAAACTGAAGATCTTGAAAAAGAAATAAAAGGCGGAACTACATTTTACTTCGCATTCCCGGACTGGAGGTGTCAGGAATAA
- a CDS encoding family 20 glycosylhydrolase produces the protein MKRILKITANVLLVLACLFVALIIFLLAYYSMQSKQIAKQKQDLSQNMQTRVIQADTIVTSAGVLNLLPVPQSFRFNLGTFRMPEEFICSISDSLKENAVSLFEMFPFKISFSGRKANLVISADEAIPSQGYKLDIQPEKILLSYADNAGFHYALTTIKVLNQNYNGIIPCITIEDHPDLPVRGLMVDISRNKVPTLNTLKQIISLVADLKYNHLELYVEGFSFGYPSFSQLWKDKETPVTCEEIKILDSLSRKCFIDLVPNQNSLGHMMAWLSLPEYAGLAECPDGYKFMGLIDMKATMDPTNPGSLDLVKKMTDDMLPCFTSSKFNVNLDEPFELGKGKSKKAAQKLGVEGVYLDYTLKIHDMVSSKNKEMLMWGDIVMRHPEILKKLPKDVTILDWGYEAGYPFERNCKTLEKSGISYMVCPGTSSWTSITGRTNNMLGNIASATVNGVRYNASGMLLTDWGDMGHWQYLPVSYAGYVTGGALSWNSKSSKEFGLVPFLDHYVFKDDRQIMGNLVLDLGQYRQFEEVPVPNMTTTMLSLQFGLMDNVMIHAIYEKISSSIIELMKDLAPELITDYNDKYNSRHPFDFSGMYTFLDEKEALLKAADMKTPDSTLVLDEYLNAIRLLRTGTTLQHYIENRNDLKPGERKAELSRIRILLDEYLNENNRLWLARNKEGGYDTSISVLKNLQNQITKEIETMDKSYISRMLARFREKIITSAAVIYITKIA, from the coding sequence ATGAAAAGAATTCTGAAAATCACAGCTAACGTGTTGTTGGTTTTAGCCTGTTTGTTTGTGGCGCTTATCATTTTCCTGCTTGCTTACTATTCAATGCAGAGTAAACAAATCGCAAAACAGAAACAGGATCTTTCTCAAAACATGCAGACAAGAGTGATACAGGCAGATACAATAGTCACATCTGCCGGTGTGTTAAATCTGCTGCCTGTGCCCCAATCATTCCGGTTCAATTTGGGAACCTTCAGAATGCCTGAAGAATTTATATGTTCAATTTCTGATAGTCTAAAAGAAAACGCGGTATCTCTTTTTGAAATGTTTCCGTTTAAAATCTCTTTCTCGGGCAGAAAGGCAAACCTGGTGATTTCAGCAGATGAAGCCATTCCTTCGCAGGGTTATAAGCTGGACATACAGCCTGAAAAGATTTTACTGAGTTATGCCGACAATGCCGGGTTTCATTATGCACTCACCACAATAAAGGTGTTGAACCAGAACTATAACGGTATTATTCCCTGCATCACCATTGAAGATCATCCCGATCTTCCCGTCAGGGGTTTAATGGTGGACATCAGCCGCAACAAAGTTCCTACCCTGAATACATTAAAGCAAATTATCAGCCTGGTGGCCGATCTCAAATACAATCACCTTGAATTGTATGTGGAAGGCTTTTCTTTTGGCTACCCTTCATTTTCACAGCTCTGGAAAGACAAAGAGACGCCGGTAACGTGTGAAGAGATAAAAATACTGGATTCATTGTCCAGGAAATGTTTTATTGATCTTGTTCCTAACCAGAATTCGCTTGGCCATATGATGGCATGGCTGTCCCTTCCTGAATATGCAGGCCTTGCCGAATGCCCCGACGGTTATAAGTTTATGGGACTGATCGACATGAAAGCAACTATGGATCCGACAAACCCGGGAAGCCTTGATCTTGTTAAAAAAATGACTGATGACATGCTTCCCTGTTTCACTTCTTCAAAATTCAATGTTAATCTTGATGAACCGTTTGAACTGGGAAAAGGAAAAAGCAAAAAAGCGGCTCAAAAACTGGGTGTTGAAGGGGTATACCTCGATTATACCCTGAAGATTCATGATATGGTCAGCAGTAAAAACAAAGAAATGCTGATGTGGGGCGATATTGTCATGCGTCATCCTGAAATTCTCAAAAAACTTCCCAAAGATGTAACGATTCTTGACTGGGGTTATGAGGCCGGGTATCCCTTTGAACGCAATTGTAAAACACTTGAAAAATCAGGAATATCCTATATGGTTTGTCCCGGAACAAGCAGTTGGACAAGCATCACAGGAAGAACCAATAACATGCTCGGCAATATTGCTTCTGCAACTGTAAACGGTGTGCGTTATAATGCATCAGGTATGCTGCTGACCGACTGGGGCGACATGGGTCACTGGCAGTATCTGCCGGTCAGCTATGCAGGTTATGTAACAGGCGGGGCGCTGAGCTGGAACAGTAAGAGTTCAAAGGAATTCGGGCTTGTCCCGTTCCTCGATCATTACGTTTTTAAAGATGACAGGCAGATAATGGGCAACCTGGTACTTGACCTTGGTCAATACAGGCAGTTTGAAGAGGTTCCTGTGCCAAACATGACTACCACTATGCTTTCTTTACAGTTCGGACTGATGGATAACGTCATGATCCATGCCATCTACGAAAAAATTTCATCATCAATAATTGAACTGATGAAAGACCTGGCCCCAGAACTGATAACGGATTACAATGACAAGTACAACTCGCGGCATCCTTTTGATTTTTCGGGAATGTATACTTTTCTTGATGAAAAGGAAGCCCTGCTGAAAGCAGCGGATATGAAAACACCTGACAGCACGCTGGTTCTTGATGAATATCTTAATGCCATCCGTCTTTTACGAACCGGAACGACACTTCAGCACTATATTGAAAACAGGAATGATTTAAAGCCTGGGGAAAGAAAAGCTGAATTATCAAGGATCCGGATTCTGCTTGATGAGTATCTGAACGAAAACAACAGGCTGTGGCTAGCCCGCAATAAAGAAGGAGGATACGATACCAGCATCAGTGTGCTGAAAAATCTTCAGAATCAGATCACAAAAGAAATTGAAACAATGGATAAATCTTATATATCCAGGATGCTGGCTCGTTTTCGTGAAAAAATCATTACATCAGCTGCTGTAATTTACATAACAAAGATTGCCTGA
- a CDS encoding VCBS repeat-containing protein: MNKIVISSHNGIPKTTMAQKNSLPVTNVLIACVFAGLLMLPFLVSHNPVNSEQKAVPIDTTAALSQYGFYLREISGKAHVDFIHHPPVLDKLFNPILPEISSMGAAVSVCDYDADGWNDFYVTNSRFGYPNCLYHNLKDGTFRNVAQQLGIADLNTKGEGVSMGSVWADFDNDGYEDLLVYKWGKTQLFRNEGGKRFEDVTGKSGLPGWMNANTAIWFDYNSDGYSDLFIGCYFPETVDLWHLKDTRVLTESFEYAQNGGRNYLLENNHDGTFTDVTFSMGLNTTRWTLAAGAVDINRDGYPELVIANDYSIDEFYINDNGKRFIEKSNSAMIGFSPKSGMNVSFADVENKGNFGIYISNITEDGVLIQGNNFWVPVQSEGKVIYENAARRMGIENGGWSYCGQFGDLNNDGFSDLYLANGYISGKKGTDYWYDYAKVTGGNAAIISDVKNWPAVEGRSHAGYQQNKIWMNQGAAYFTDAANVVAEKESYDSRGVALADLWNCGTQIGRSVELRNT; the protein is encoded by the coding sequence ATGAACAAGATTGTTATCTCGTCTCACAATGGGATCCCAAAAACTACAATGGCACAAAAAAATTCTCTCCCTGTAACGAATGTATTAATTGCTTGTGTGTTTGCAGGTTTACTGATGTTACCATTCCTTGTATCACACAACCCGGTAAATTCTGAGCAGAAAGCGGTACCAATAGATACAACGGCTGCATTAAGCCAGTATGGATTTTACCTCCGGGAAATCTCCGGAAAAGCTCATGTTGATTTCATACACCATCCACCGGTGCTGGATAAGCTCTTTAACCCGATTCTTCCTGAGATTTCATCTATGGGTGCCGCAGTTTCAGTTTGCGATTACGATGCCGATGGCTGGAATGATTTTTATGTAACGAACAGCAGGTTTGGATATCCAAACTGCCTTTATCATAACCTGAAGGACGGTACCTTCAGGAATGTGGCACAGCAACTGGGAATTGCGGATCTGAATACAAAGGGTGAGGGTGTTTCAATGGGCAGTGTGTGGGCCGATTTTGACAACGACGGCTATGAAGACCTGCTTGTATATAAGTGGGGGAAAACACAGTTATTCAGGAATGAGGGCGGAAAAAGGTTTGAAGACGTTACCGGTAAAAGTGGCCTTCCCGGCTGGATGAATGCGAATACGGCAATCTGGTTTGATTATAATTCCGATGGGTACTCCGACCTGTTTATCGGGTGCTATTTCCCTGAAACAGTAGATTTATGGCATTTAAAAGATACCCGTGTTCTTACTGAGAGTTTCGAATATGCACAGAACGGAGGAAGGAATTATCTTCTTGAAAACAACCACGACGGTACTTTTACAGATGTTACATTCAGCATGGGACTGAATACAACCCGGTGGACACTGGCTGCCGGTGCGGTTGACATTAACCGTGACGGTTACCCTGAACTTGTAATAGCCAACGACTACAGCATTGATGAATTTTATATTAATGACAACGGGAAGCGGTTTATCGAAAAGAGCAATAGTGCCATGATCGGTTTTTCACCCAAAAGCGGTATGAATGTATCGTTTGCCGATGTTGAAAATAAAGGAAATTTCGGGATCTATATTTCAAATATAACGGAAGACGGAGTTCTGATCCAGGGGAATAATTTCTGGGTTCCTGTTCAGTCGGAAGGAAAGGTAATTTATGAAAATGCCGCACGCCGCATGGGTATTGAGAACGGCGGGTGGAGTTATTGCGGGCAATTTGGCGACCTGAATAACGACGGATTCAGCGATTTGTACCTTGCAAATGGTTATATATCCGGTAAAAAGGGCACAGATTATTGGTACGATTACGCCAAAGTTACCGGCGGAAATGCAGCCATTATTTCAGATGTTAAAAACTGGCCTGCCGTCGAAGGCAGAAGTCACGCCGGATACCAGCAAAATAAGATATGGATGAACCAGGGGGCTGCATATTTTACGGATGCCGCCAACGTGGTGGCGGAAAAGGAATCTTACGACAGTCGTGGTGTTGCGCTAGCCGATCTGTGGAACTGCGGAACACAGATCGGCAGATCTGTGGAACTGCGGAACACTTGA
- a CDS encoding GIY-YIG nuclease family protein has translation MSNPGYVYFMTNIKRTTLYIGVTNDLIRRVCEHKTHKIKNSFSDKYNLEYCIYFEEFPHFYLTIQREKELKKWNRKKKEALINKANPEWKELVNEYGFIRNKETFTHKVASALGEIGFVNPMKPDSSVPSE, from the coding sequence ATGAGCAATCCAGGTTATGTTTATTTCATGACCAATATTAAGCGGACTACACTTTATATTGGTGTAACAAACGATTTAATCCGCAGAGTTTGTGAACACAAAACGCACAAAATAAAAAACTCATTTTCAGACAAGTACAATCTTGAATATTGTATTTATTTCGAGGAATTTCCGCATTTCTATCTGACTATTCAGCGAGAAAAAGAATTGAAAAAGTGGAATAGGAAAAAGAAAGAAGCGTTAATAAATAAAGCGAATCCGGAATGGAAAGAACTTGTAAATGAATATGGTTTTATTCGAAACAAGGAAACTTTTACTCATAAAGTTGCAAGTGCTCTTGGAGAGATCGGATTTGTTAATCCAATGAAACCAGATTCCTCCGTTCCGTCGGAATGA
- a CDS encoding DUF6263 family protein, which yields MKKLSFSVISIFLCLAMSAQTSVNLKLNPEKNKVYRFQSQSEQTTSQTVNGMDQTTSTDSRTYLSIKMIDASQGLFIAEARFDSILTKSNSMGQVVQINSNLEGNMASKDMSDVMSCVMHRICKNPLYVKLEPTGKVTDIVNLAMLKDLVLKDTGLITGMMAPAIKMQAVNSVGRDQLISMIQGFTYFLPAADVKPGEKWTTTDPLNAGGMSLVVNSDYILQTVSDNTAAIVGESSIKAAENAKPMEYSGAKISYESIMGLSKSSIIVDTATGFVKENKSKMTMTGNLGVAVQGMNMEIPMKVDSETTVAAIL from the coding sequence ATGAAAAAATTGAGTTTCTCAGTCATTTCAATATTCCTGTGTTTAGCTATGTCAGCCCAAACATCAGTGAATCTGAAACTGAATCCTGAAAAGAATAAAGTATATCGGTTCCAGTCCCAATCAGAACAAACCACTTCGCAGACTGTAAACGGTATGGATCAGACGACCAGTACGGATAGCCGGACTTATCTTTCGATAAAAATGATTGATGCTTCACAGGGTTTATTCATTGCTGAAGCAAGATTTGATTCAATCCTAACCAAATCGAATTCAATGGGTCAGGTTGTTCAAATCAACTCTAACCTCGAAGGCAATATGGCCTCCAAGGATATGTCAGATGTAATGTCGTGCGTTATGCACAGAATATGCAAAAATCCGCTTTACGTTAAACTGGAACCCACCGGTAAAGTAACTGACATTGTCAACCTTGCCATGTTAAAGGACTTAGTTTTGAAGGATACGGGTTTGATAACCGGAATGATGGCCCCGGCAATCAAAATGCAGGCAGTTAACTCGGTTGGCAGGGATCAGCTTATTTCAATGATTCAGGGTTTCACCTATTTCCTTCCGGCAGCAGATGTTAAACCGGGTGAAAAATGGACGACCACTGATCCGCTGAATGCAGGAGGAATGTCGCTTGTAGTAAATTCCGATTATATCTTACAGACCGTTTCAGACAATACCGCAGCAATTGTCGGTGAATCTTCAATTAAAGCTGCTGAAAATGCAAAACCCATGGAGTATTCAGGTGCTAAGATCAGCTATGAAAGCATAATGGGATTGAGCAAATCCAGCATCATTGTGGATACTGCTACCGGTTTTGTAAAAGAAAATAAATCAAAAATGACAATGACAGGCAATCTTGGTGTAGCAGTCCAGGGAATGAATATGGAAATTCCAATGAAAGTTGATTCGGAAACCACTGTTGCCGCAATTCTATAA
- a CDS encoding ASPIC/UnbV domain-containing protein — protein sequence MQIYQNHVTKDNKWIDFELTGTKSNRSAIGAIIDLYYNNQVQSQVITGGIGFCSQNQRRLHFGLGKVKADSAVITWPGGRKQIISALPVNSLIKIVEPND from the coding sequence TTGCAGATTTATCAAAATCATGTAACGAAAGATAATAAGTGGATTGATTTTGAATTGACCGGAACAAAATCAAACAGGAGTGCCATAGGTGCCATTATCGACCTGTATTATAATAACCAGGTACAATCGCAGGTAATAACCGGTGGAATCGGATTCTGCTCACAGAACCAGCGCAGGCTTCATTTCGGACTCGGAAAAGTAAAGGCAGACAGTGCTGTGATCACATGGCCCGGAGGACGGAAGCAAATCATTTCCGCTTTACCTGTAAATTCTCTCATTAAAATTGTTGAGCCAAATGACTGA